CCCGCGGACGGCGGCGGCACGGTGGCGACGGTACGGCTGCCGGGCGCGCCGACACCGCCGCCGGAGACACCGGAGACAGCCACCGAGACGCCGGCCGGCTGAGCGGAGCCGCGCGGCTCAGTCCGGCTTCGGCAGGGTGCGCAGGTGCTGGATCTGGGTGCGGCTCAGGTCGTTCGCGCGGCGCATATGGCGGGTGATCGCCTTCAGTTCGTCCTCGCTGTGCTCGTCGAGCAGCGTCTGCCAGGTGCGGCCCAGTTCGTCCCACACCGCGGTGACGCGCGCGACGCGCTCCGGCACTGGGGCGACCAGCACCCGGCGGCGGTCCCGCGGATCGGACGTGCGGGCCACATAGCCGCCGCGTTCGAGCCGGTCCACCAGCCGGGTGGCCGAGCCCGTGGTGAGACCGGTCATGTCGGCGATCTGCCGGACGGTGAGCGGATCGGGCTCGACGGTCAGCAGGCTCAGGGCCTGTACGTCGGTGGGGTGCAGGCCGAGATGGTCGGCGACGGCCTGGTTGAACAGCACGTAGGACGCGAGATAGCGACGCGACTCGGTCGACAACTCCTCGTACAGCCGGGCTCGCAGCGGGTCTGTCCCGTCCGCCATATGGCTCGCCTCCAAAAATAACTGCGTGACGCAGCGAAACTCCCGC
The genomic region above belongs to Streptomyces sp. CG1 and contains:
- a CDS encoding MarR family winged helix-turn-helix transcriptional regulator; translation: MADGTDPLRARLYEELSTESRRYLASYVLFNQAVADHLGLHPTDVQALSLLTVEPDPLTVRQIADMTGLTTGSATRLVDRLERGGYVARTSDPRDRRRVLVAPVPERVARVTAVWDELGRTWQTLLDEHSEDELKAITRHMRRANDLSRTQIQHLRTLPKPD